From Deltaproteobacteria bacterium, the proteins below share one genomic window:
- a CDS encoding MFS transporter, which yields IQVFSSRNIPVLFFLGFSSGLPLVLTSGTLQAWMTVEGIDLRTIGIFSLVGIPYTIKFLWSPIMDRFTPSFPRLKLAGTGFGRRRGWLIITQIAIIIAVLAIALNSPKDGLWVIGFIALMIAFTSASQDIVADAYRTDILHEKERGFGAGVFVTGYRIALFIGGAIALILSDYIGWQTTYFIMAGLMVMGIGASIFGHEPDDTLSPKTMKEAVWGPMEDFFSRRNAFVLLFLIILYKLCDAYAGTMTTPFLIRGMGFTAGEVGTISKGFGFAATIIGALAGGALMVRLGLFRSLLVFGVLQAVSNLAFILLAWFGKSYGMLAFTIAFENISGGMGTSAFVALLMALCNHRYSATQYALLSSFSALGRTFISPTSGYMVEWVGWQTFFSITAMSAIPGLALLVWFRNEISHPSTPE from the coding sequence ACATTCAGGTATTCTCAAGCAGGAATATCCCTGTCTTGTTCTTTCTCGGCTTTTCGTCAGGGCTGCCGTTGGTGTTGACTTCAGGGACCTTGCAGGCATGGATGACAGTGGAGGGCATAGACCTCCGCACCATCGGCATCTTTTCTCTGGTGGGCATTCCATATACAATCAAATTCCTCTGGTCTCCAATCATGGACAGGTTTACGCCATCATTTCCCCGCTTGAAACTTGCTGGGACAGGTTTTGGAAGACGCAGGGGATGGCTGATTATTACACAGATTGCTATCATCATAGCCGTTCTGGCAATTGCTTTAAATTCTCCGAAGGATGGCTTGTGGGTTATTGGATTTATTGCCCTGATGATTGCCTTTACATCTGCATCTCAAGATATTGTAGCGGATGCATACAGGACAGATATACTTCATGAAAAGGAACGTGGATTCGGGGCAGGTGTGTTTGTTACAGGTTACCGCATAGCCCTGTTTATAGGCGGCGCAATAGCGCTTATTCTGTCAGATTATATCGGCTGGCAGACAACATATTTTATAATGGCAGGACTTATGGTTATGGGCATAGGCGCTTCAATCTTTGGTCATGAACCTGATGATACATTATCTCCCAAAACCATGAAAGAGGCTGTATGGGGACCAATGGAGGATTTCTTCTCCCGCAGGAATGCCTTTGTTTTACTGTTCCTGATAATTCTGTATAAACTTTGCGATGCGTATGCAGGGACTATGACTACACCTTTTCTCATAAGGGGTATGGGTTTTACAGCAGGGGAGGTCGGGACAATCAGCAAGGGGTTTGGGTTTGCCGCTACGATTATAGGGGCTCTGGCAGGCGGGGCGCTCATGGTCAGGCTCGGACTCTTCCGTTCACTCCTTGTATTCGGCGTACTTCAGGCAGTGTCCAATCTGGCTTTTATCCTCCTTGCATGGTTTGGGAAGAGTTACGGGATGCTGGCATTTACGATTGCATTTGAAAACATAAGCGGAGGTATGGGGACATCCGCATTTGTCGCCCTACTTATGGCGCTTTGCAACCACAGATACAGCGCTACACAGTATGCTTTGTTATCATCCTTTTCTGCGCTTGGGAGGACATTTATCTCGCCAACATCCGGATATATGGTTGAATGGGTCGGCTGGCAGACATTTTTCTCTATAACTGCCATGTCTGCAATTCCAGGTCTGGCGCTTCTCGTATGGTTCAGGAATGAAATATCTCATCCCTCCACTCCAGAGTAA
- the gyrB gene encoding DNA topoisomerase (ATP-hydrolyzing) subunit B encodes MQWGYSLTIKQEYDAGAIKVLGGLDAVRKRPAMYIGSTGSSGLHHLVYEVVDNSVDEALAGFCKNIEVIIHTDNSVTVIDDGRGIPTNMHKEKGKPAAEVVMTELHAGGKFENKAYKVSGGLHGVGVTVVNFLSEWIELEIKRDGQVWEQRYEGGKPVSPLKVVGKTNKTGTKITFKPDNKIFETIEFSFDTLSQRLRELSFLNAGLHISIKDDRSEKKHEFHYTGGIRSFIEHLNKNKTPLHSKIVYIEGSREAVQIEIAMQWNEGYTENIFSFANNINTTEGGTHMVGFKSALTRTINNYTSQNNLLKGVKEGIQGDDVREGLTCVISVKLPNPQFEGQTKTKLGNSEVKGCVETLINEKLSAFLEENPSVAKKIVAKAVEGAMAREAARKAKELIRRKGALDTASLPGKLADCQETNPALCELFIVEGDSAGGSAKQGRDRRNQAILPLRGKILNVEKARFDKMLSNEEIGTMITALGTGIGKEEYEISKLRYHKIIIMTDADVDGSHIRTLLLTFFYRQMPQLVENGYLYIAQPPLFKVKKNKLEKYIKDETDLTSFIVEAAAEGLKLYTKDKKKIFQGRDLFNILKKMAKFQSIIKRIDQRRKEGEVISAIGMEDEFNADTLKNEKALQTIMVDLKTYLNTLRPDIQPIEFSIDTDIEHDCYMLKCASRKNGAVIETVIDWEFLHSPEYAEIRTLSRELKNIGSPPFVLEDEEETKTINTVKEITEHVLSIGKKGLYIQRYKGLGEMNPGQLWETTMNPETRTLLQVKIEDAVETDEIFTILMGDQVEPRRNFIEEHALDVVNLDI; translated from the coding sequence ATGCAATGGGGGTATTCTTTGACAATAAAACAGGAGTATGATGCAGGTGCAATAAAGGTGCTTGGGGGCCTTGATGCTGTCCGAAAAAGGCCTGCAATGTATATAGGCTCTACAGGTTCTTCTGGTTTGCACCATCTAGTATATGAGGTGGTTGACAATTCTGTTGACGAGGCACTTGCAGGTTTCTGCAAAAATATTGAGGTTATAATCCATACTGACAACAGCGTTACAGTCATTGATGACGGCAGGGGTATCCCCACAAACATGCATAAGGAGAAGGGTAAGCCTGCTGCTGAGGTTGTTATGACAGAACTCCATGCGGGCGGCAAATTTGAGAACAAGGCATACAAGGTTTCAGGCGGGCTGCACGGTGTGGGTGTTACTGTTGTGAACTTCCTTTCAGAGTGGATTGAACTAGAAATCAAAAGGGATGGTCAGGTATGGGAACAAAGATATGAAGGCGGCAAACCTGTCTCGCCGCTTAAGGTTGTGGGCAAGACCAATAAGACAGGGACAAAGATAACATTCAAGCCTGACAATAAGATTTTTGAAACAATAGAGTTTAGTTTTGACACCCTTTCCCAACGTCTTCGTGAACTTTCGTTTTTAAATGCAGGACTCCACATATCCATCAAAGATGACAGGAGCGAAAAAAAGCATGAATTCCATTATACAGGCGGCATAAGATCATTTATTGAGCATCTCAACAAAAACAAGACACCACTGCACTCAAAGATAGTGTATATAGAAGGCTCACGCGAGGCAGTGCAAATAGAGATTGCAATGCAGTGGAATGAAGGATATACAGAAAACATATTCTCATTTGCAAATAATATAAATACAACAGAGGGCGGTACACACATGGTCGGGTTCAAATCCGCGCTTACCAGAACTATAAATAACTATACCTCTCAAAATAATCTTTTGAAGGGTGTAAAAGAAGGCATACAGGGCGATGATGTGAGAGAGGGACTTACCTGCGTTATAAGTGTTAAACTGCCAAATCCCCAGTTTGAAGGACAGACAAAGACAAAACTCGGGAACAGTGAGGTAAAGGGTTGTGTTGAGACACTGATAAATGAAAAACTCTCTGCATTTCTTGAGGAAAATCCTTCGGTTGCAAAAAAGATAGTTGCCAAGGCTGTAGAAGGCGCAATGGCAAGGGAGGCTGCAAGGAAGGCAAAGGAGTTAATAAGGAGAAAGGGCGCACTGGATACGGCAAGCCTTCCGGGAAAACTTGCAGACTGTCAGGAGACAAACCCGGCACTTTGCGAACTTTTTATTGTTGAGGGCGATTCAGCAGGCGGGTCTGCAAAACAGGGAAGGGACAGGAGAAATCAGGCAATCCTGCCTCTACGCGGTAAGATATTAAATGTTGAAAAGGCACGGTTTGATAAGATGCTGTCCAATGAAGAAATCGGCACAATGATTACTGCGCTTGGCACAGGCATTGGCAAAGAGGAGTATGAGATTTCAAAACTCCGTTATCATAAAATTATAATAATGACAGATGCTGATGTAGATGGCTCTCATATAAGGACACTCCTCCTGACATTCTTCTATCGCCAAATGCCGCAACTTGTTGAAAATGGATACCTATATATTGCCCAGCCTCCTCTTTTCAAGGTCAAAAAAAACAAGTTGGAAAAATATATAAAAGATGAGACAGACCTTACCTCATTTATTGTAGAGGCAGCAGCAGAGGGTTTAAAATTATATACAAAGGACAAGAAAAAAATCTTTCAGGGAAGAGACCTTTTCAATATTCTTAAAAAGATGGCTAAATTCCAGAGTATAATCAAAAGGATAGATCAAAGGAGAAAAGAGGGAGAGGTTATATCTGCTATAGGCATGGAGGATGAATTTAATGCAGATACCTTGAAAAATGAAAAGGCTTTACAAACAATCATGGTGGATTTAAAGACCTATTTGAATACACTGCGGCCTGATATTCAGCCAATTGAGTTTTCTATTGATACGGATATAGAGCATGACTGTTATATGCTGAAGTGTGCATCCCGAAAAAACGGTGCAGTGATTGAAACGGTCATTGACTGGGAATTTTTGCATTCACCCGAATATGCGGAGATCAGAACTCTGTCAAGGGAGTTAAAAAATATAGGGAGCCCACCATTTGTTCTGGAGGATGAAGAAGAAACAAAAACGATAAATACAGTGAAAGAGATTACAGAGCATGTCCTCTCCATTGGTAAAAAGGGGCTGTATATTCAGCGATACAAAGGACTTGGTGAAATGAACCCGGGGCAGTTATGGGAAACTACTATGAACCCTGAAACAAGGACGCTTTTACAGGTAAAGATTGAGGATGCTGTTGAAACAGACGAAATCTTCACAATCCTTATGGGCGACCAGGTTGAACCGAGAAGGAATTTTATAGAGGAACATGCACTTGATGTAGTTAATCTGGATATATAA